Sequence from the Planctomycetota bacterium genome:
CGGCGATGTGGTCGGCACGGAGTTTCTCATAGGGTTTCTTGGCGGCGGCATCGAGTTGGCGGGTGATCCGATCGTGCGGGTGGTCGCCGCGCCATCCCTTTTCGTATTGATTGAGGTAGGACGTGCCGGCCGCCAGGAGAACGGTCAGGCCGTCGGCGTTGGAGAACTTGATGGTGTTCTCTTCCGCAGCGAGTTGTCCGCCCTGGTTCAGCACGAGGGCCTGGGCCTCGTAGGCAAGGCCGTTGGCGAGAGCGCCGGAGGAAATGAGGCGGTTCCCGTGGGCGGTGATTTTCGCGTCGTGCATGTCGGTGAGGCGAACGAGGCCCGAGAAACTCGCGGGCTTATCTGCGGTGAAGCGCAGGACGATCACCTGGTCGGGGTTGCTCGCGAAGTACTCCCGCTGGAATGTGATGCCGCCGGCCGTGTAGCCAATGCGGTGGACGGCATCACGGATGTTGAGTTCGCGGCGATAGGTGTCCTTGCCGGAATCGAACGCGGGTCCGGCGAACTCGATGAAAATATCGCCGAAGGCCTGGTACGCGCCCGTGTCGTTCTCGTCGCCGGTCCAGAGACTGTCCTCGTTGAACTGGATCTGTTCCTTGTCGGTGCCGCCGAAGACCATCCCGCCGAGTCGGCCGTTGCCGATGGGGAGGGCTTCCTTCTCCCAGTCCCGTGCGGGAGCGGCATACCAGAGGATGAGGTTGGCGTCCGAGGCGGAGGGTCCTGTTTCCGGTGCTGCGGCAGCAGGGGACGCGAATGCTGCAACGAAGGTCAATGCCACGGTCAGAATGCTTGCGGTTCGGAACGTGAGCGTCCAGAACGTCATTCGGACTCCTTTCGCGCGGATGGCTGGTTGCCCGGGTCTGTCGCGGGGCATTTGCGGTGATATTAACGCGCGGCTCGGGTGGGGCAAGCGGAATTTGCAGGTTGAGCGGCGTATCGGGGAATTGGGTTTGAGGAGGGCAGGGGGCGGTTTATAATGCAATCGCACGTTGGCGGGGCGCCTGTCGGGCGAGAACATTCAGGAGGCGAAGATGATGCGATACGTGGCGAGCGTGGCGCTGGTGGCGGCGGCGATGGTCGGCCGGGCGTGGGCACTGGAGCCGGCGGCGGCGCAGCAAGAGCGGATCGAGGAGATCCGCGGCCTGCTGGCGGGCGGGCGATGCGTCGAGGCGATCGAGGCGGCGAGGCCGTTTGCCGCGAGCGTCAAGGACAAGGGCGTCAAGGTGGAGGCAACGGGCCTATTGGCGACGGCGCTGCGGCGGAACGGGGATTGGGCGTTGGCGGCGAAAGCATACAAGGACCTGGCGGGTCTGGTGGAGAAGGGGTCGGAGGCGCAGATCCGAGCGGAGGCGATGGCGGAGGTGCTGGCGGCGTCGCCGGTGGGCGTGTATCCGCCGCTGAAGAAGGAGGGCGTGGAGGAGAAGCCACGGACGCTCGGGCATGACGACGTGGTGATGGACGCGCTGGCGGCGGTGGGAGAGGCGCGGGCGAAGAAACTGGGGGCGAAGGCGTCTGCGCTGAAGCGGTCGGCGACGCCGGCAGACGTGGTGGCGGCGTTGGAGGAGATGGCGGCGGGGTACCGGGAAGCGCGCGTGCTGGCGCCGCAGATGGGGTACGAGGCGGAGCGGGAGGCGGTGAGGGCGGCGGCGAAGCGTCTGGAGAGCCTCTCGAACGAGGCGACGCCGAAGTTGCGGGAGAAACTGAGCGTGCTGGACCAGGCGGCGGCGGCTCAAGGCGGCCTGAACAGCGGGCAACAGAAAGAGGCGCAGGAGTACAACGACTTGTGCGCGAAGTCAGCGGAGACGGAGAACAAGTTCCGGGACGCGATGAAGGACGTGGGCGGGGCGGGTTGGCCGGAGCGAGCGAAACTAGGGCTGGCGAGCATGGGGCGGAACCGGGAGTACGGGGTTCTGGCGTTGGGATTTCATCGAGTGACGTTGATGCGTCGTGGTTTAGTGCGGTGAGCGCGGGCGGCGGGGTGTTTGTTTGGGCGTGGGGGAGGGGGCGGTGAAAATTTGGGGCGGAGGGGTTGAAAGGTCGATAGAGGATGGTATAGTGAGGCACCGAGGCCGGCGTAGCTCAACGGCAGAGCACCGGTTTTGTAAACCGGGGGTTGGGAGTTCGAGCCTCCCCGCCGGCTCCATCCAACGGGGAACTCGGAACGCGGAATGGGAAGCACGGCCGGGAAGATATCCCCACCTTTCGCCCGCCCCGGCGGGTAAACTGCGTTCAAGGTGGGGCGTTAGGGGTTGTGGGCAGGTGCCCGAGCGGCCAAAGGGAGCAGACTGTAAATCTGCCGGCTTAGCCTACGGAGGTTCGAATCCTCCCCTGCCCACCAGAGAAGCGAGTGACGTAGTAACGGAGGCGGGTCAGGGGGTGAGGTGTTGGCGGAAGCACCGAGGCGAGGGTCGCCTGCGTCACTACGTTACTTCGTCACTGCGTTACCAGTTGTTAAGCGGGTGTAGCTCAATGGTAGAGCATCGGCCTTCCAAGCCGAGTACGTGGGTTCGATCCCCATCACCCGCTCCATGACCTGAGGCTGGGGGGCGATGAAAAATCTCCCTGGGAAAAAAGGGGGATTTTTTTGTTTGACAGGCTCTTGGGAAGGCGTATGATTAGCAATCTGGCTCGGGAAGGGCGTCTGCGCCTATTGCGGGCGGCGGTTCCGAGCAGAGCCGGAGCGAACCGGCCGTTTTGCGTGGCAAAGCGTGCCGGAGTCGGGACGCGGTTGCCGAAGAAGCCCAGCCGGCCGAGTCAAAGGCGCGGGCGCCCTGACGGAAGGGGCGACCCCAGACGGGCAGGCTGCTGTAGCTCAGCCGGTAGAGCGCGTCCTTGGTAAGGACGAGGTCACGGGTTCAAATCCCGTCAGCAGCTCCATTTGATACGAGGTGGTGGAGAAGAGTAGGGGGTCGGCGTCGCGCCGGGCGCGAGGCGATCCCGGGACAGAAGCACCTAGAGCGGAGGCGAGTGGACCAATGGCTAAGGAAGTCTTCCAACGAACGAAGCCCCATGTGAACGTGGGCACGATCGGACACGTGGACCATGGGAAGACGACGCTGACGGCAGCGATGACGAAGGTGATGGAACTGAAGGGTCTATCGAAGTTCCGCTCCTACGACGACATTGCGAAGGCGTCGGAGTCGCAGGGCCGCCGCGACGAGACGAAGATTCTGACGATCGCCACCGCGCACGTGGAATACCAGACGGAGAATCGCCACTACGCGCACGTGGACTGCCCGGGTCACGCGGACTACGTGAAGAACATGATCACGGGAGCGGCCCAGATGGACGGGGCGATCATTGTGGTGGCGGCGGACGACGGCCCGATGCCGCAGACGCGGGAACACATTCTTCTGGCGCGGCAGGTGGGCGTGCCGCGAATCATCGTCTTCATCAACAAGGTGGACCTGCTGAAGGAGGAAGACCTCGAACTGCTGGACGTGATCGAGGACGATGTGCGGGGCCTGTTGAACCAATACCAGTTCCCCGGCGACGAGACGCCGGTGATTAAGGGGACGGCGGTGCAGGCGATGAAGGCTTCGAGCCTGGACGACCCGAGCGTCAAGCCGATCCTCGACCTCTTGAAGGCGATGGACGAGTACATCCCGGTTCCGAAGCGCGACGTCGAGAAGCCGTTCCTGATGCCGGTCGAGGACGTCTTCTCGATCAAGGGCCGGGGGACGGTCGGCACGGGCCGCGTGGATCGCGGGGTGGTGAAGGTGGGCGACGAGGTGGAGATCGTCGGCCTGAGGGAAACGCGCAAGACGACCGTGACGGGCGTCGAGATGTTCAACAAGACGCTGGATCAGGGCCAGGCGGGCGACAACATCGGGGTGCTGTTGCGTGGTGTGGCGAAGGAGGAACTGGAGCGCGGCCAGGTGCTGGCGGCGCCCGGGTCCATTACGCCGCACACCGTGTTCGAGGGCGAGGTGTACGTGTTGAAGAAAGAAGAGGGCGGCCGGCATACGCCGTTCTTCACCGGCTACCGTCCGCAGTTCTATTTCCGGACGACGGACGTGACGGGTTCGATCGAGCTCTTGGGCGGCGCGGAGATGTGCATGCCCGGCGACAACGTGACGATCAAGGCGATGCTGATCACGCCGATTGCGATGGAGCCTGGCCTGCGGTTCGCGA
This genomic interval carries:
- the tuf gene encoding elongation factor Tu, translated to MAKEVFQRTKPHVNVGTIGHVDHGKTTLTAAMTKVMELKGLSKFRSYDDIAKASESQGRRDETKILTIATAHVEYQTENRHYAHVDCPGHADYVKNMITGAAQMDGAIIVVAADDGPMPQTREHILLARQVGVPRIIVFINKVDLLKEEDLELLDVIEDDVRGLLNQYQFPGDETPVIKGTAVQAMKASSLDDPSVKPILDLLKAMDEYIPVPKRDVEKPFLMPVEDVFSIKGRGTVGTGRVDRGVVKVGDEVEIVGLRETRKTTVTGVEMFNKTLDQGQAGDNIGVLLRGVAKEELERGQVLAAPGSITPHTVFEGEVYVLKKEEGGRHTPFFTGYRPQFYFRTTDVTGSIELLGGAEMCMPGDNVTIKAMLITPIAMEPGLRFAIREGGRTVGAGVVAKVIE